A genomic window from Gossypium hirsutum isolate 1008001.06 chromosome D10, Gossypium_hirsutum_v2.1, whole genome shotgun sequence includes:
- the LOC107915346 gene encoding glucan endo-1,3-beta-glucosidase 8, which produces MLRAQVFLWAYILIFFPASVVAQGLGVNWGVIASHPLDPKIVVNILKDNGIKKVKLFHAEHDILTALSGTDIEVMVGIPNHSLESLSEKYSVAQAWVKANITAYMGKKGVNFKYVAVGNEPFLAAYNGTYNNLTLPAMKNILKALNEAGVGKDIKVSTPLNGDVYITPTYKPSDGIFRHDLADIMNGICEFLHKNDAGFIVNIYPFLNLYQNPGFPEPYAFFDNDDSNSMDDHGVKYRSVLDANIDTLVAALKVANFSDIPIIVGEVGWPTDGNIYATTKNAKKFYNGLLKRMATNEGTPLRPKQYPDVYMFSLLDEDLKSIDPGMFERHWGIFSFDGQPKFPMDLSGKGQNKSLVGGKNVKYMEKQWCVYNKDASNQKDLAVKVAWACNSTDCTTLVPGASCSGMGIDMNASVAFNMYYQMANQTKGACDFEGLAKIVKQDPSNGTCRFPIMIKTIQTTSNSNASAPKSSRSSTPSSSTSHSPFQTHSPSPSSSPFHSPLLIFQFFVGIFTIWFV; this is translated from the exons ATGCTTCGAGCTCAGGTCTTCTTATGGGCATATATATTGATATTTTTCCCTGCTAGTGTTGTAGCGCAAGGCCTTGGTGTCAACTGGGGTGTCATAGCATCACATCCTTTAGACCCTAAGATTGTcgttaatatattaaaagataATGGCATAAAAAAGGTTAAGCTTTTCCATGCTGAGCATGACATTCTAACTGCCCTGTCTGGAACCGATATTGAGGTCATGGTGGGGATCCCCAATCATTCTTTGGAAAGTCTTTCTGAGAAATATAGTGTAGCACAAGCTTGGGTGAAAGCAAATATCACTGCATATATGGGTAAAAAGGGTGTCAACTTCAA GTACGTGGCCGTAGGAAATGAACCATTTCTGGCAGCCTACAACGGTACGTACAATAACCTTACACTCCCAGCTATGAAAAACATACTGAAAGCACTAAATGAAGCGGGTGTTggaaaagatatcaaagtatcaACACCGCTCAATGGTGATGTATACATCACACCAACTTACAAACCATCAGATGGAATATTTCGACATGACTTGGCAGATATCATGAATGGAATATGTGAATTTCTCCATAAAAATGATGCTGGTTTTATCGTCAATATCTATCCTTTCCTAAATCTTTACCAAAATCCTGGATTCCCTGAACCTTATGCCTTCTTTGATAACGATGACTCAAACTCTATGGATGATCATGGTGTTAAATATCGTAGTGTTTTAGATGCTAATATTGACACTCTTGTCGCGGCACTTAAAGTAGCTAATTTCTCGGATATACCAATCATCGTGGGGGAAGTTGGATGGCCAACTGATGGTAATATTTACgccacaacaaaaaatgctaaaaagttTTATAATGGGTTGCTAAAGAGAATGGCAACAAATGAAGGAACTCCACTTCGCCCGAAGCAGTATCCTGATGTGTATATGTTCTCTTTGTTGGATGAAGATCTTAAGAGTATTGATCCTGGAATGTTTGAGAGGCATTGGGGGATTTTCAGCTTTGACGGACAACCTAAGTTTCCAATGGACTTGTCAGGGAAAGGACAGAACAAGTCGCTTGTTGGTGGAAAAAATGTCAAATACATGGAAAAGCAGTGGTGTGTGTATAACAAAGATGCTTCTAACCAAAAGGATTTGGCTGTAAAGGTTGCATGGGCTTGCAATAGTACTGATTGCACAACCTTGGTACCTGGAGCTTCATGCTCTGGTATGGGTATTGACATGAATGCCTCGGTTGCCTTCAACATGTACTACCAAATGGCAAATCAAACTAAAGGTGCATGTGATTTTGAAGGTTTAGCCAAAATTGTCAAGCAAGATCCATCTAACGGGACATGTCGATTCCCAATTATGATTAAAACTATCCAAACTACATCCAATTCCAATGCGTCTGCTCCTAAATCATCAAGGTCTTCCACCCCTAGCTCTTCAACATCTCACTCTCCCTTTCAAACTCACTCTCCTTCTCCCTCTTCCTCTCCCTTTCATTCTCCCCTACTTATCTTTCAATTTTTTGTAGGTATTTTTACTATTTGGTTTGTGTAA